From the genome of Ignavibacteriales bacterium, one region includes:
- the carB gene encoding carbamoyl-phosphate synthase (glutamine-hydrolyzing) large subunit — protein MKNKIKRVLIIGSSALKIGEAGEFDYSGSQAIKALKEEGIYTILINPNIATIQTSDYLADQVYLLPINTNYVEKVIDKEKPDGIILGFGGQTALNCGLALHREGILKKYKVQVLGTQISAIENTEDRQLFCNKLSEIDVKFPQSNAVNSVEDAVEFAKNIGYPIIIRIAYALGGLGSGVCRNKNEVRKLATKALSYSSQILVEEYLEGWKEIEYEVVRDRFDNCITVCNMENIDPMGIHTGESIVVAPSQTLTNNEYHMLREVAIRTIRHLGIVGECNIQYALNPNSQDYRVIEVNARLSRSSALASKATGYPLAFVAAKLALGYGLHELPNSITKTTKAFFEPALDYIVIKVPRWDLKKFRLVKRQLGSSMKSVGEVMAIGRNFEEVIQKAMRMLDIGVEGLTASRIKVEFDELEEALRNPTEERIFAVVQALKQGYSVDWVHSLTHINKWFLHKIQNIVNIENHLTVSKKKISKELLLEAKQHGFSDRQIANVIGKDAHDVYLLREKYNIHPFIQHIDTLAAEYPAKTNYVYLTYNCSAHDFEFNLKKSIIILGSGPYRIGSSVEFDWCCVITGKTLREMGYKTVMINCNPETVSTDYDQFDTLFFEELTTETIWEIYDALNPRGVIVSMGGQTPNNLALKLHNIGIKILGTSPDSIDKAENRSKFSAMLDELGIEQPEWSKLSKIDDALKFANKVGYPVLVRPSYVLSGAAMAIATDDIELTRFLQKAVDVSPEHPVVISKFLVNAKELEFDAVAQNGEIVCSAISEHVENAGVHSGDATLVLPAQRTYLETMRQIKQISADIARSLKINGPFNIQYIAKDNRVKVIECNLRASRSFPFVSKTLKKNFIEIASKVIIGKKVEKWEYFTFTYDYVGVKAPEFSFTRLEGADPTTGVEMASTGEVACLGRDFDEAFLKALTSVGYRFPIRAILVSSGTIESKSELLEPTRQLVKLGIKFYATPGTAKFMKTNKIEAEEVEWPSGGKSPNAVDLIKSNKIDLVINIPKNFQQDELTNDYLVRRTAVDYKIPLITNRQLAMRLAEAIINKDPLNLEVKSWGEY, from the coding sequence TCCGAATATTGCTACAATTCAAACTTCGGATTACCTTGCTGATCAAGTGTACCTTCTTCCAATCAACACAAATTATGTTGAAAAAGTAATAGATAAAGAGAAACCAGATGGAATCATTTTGGGATTCGGCGGACAGACAGCGCTCAACTGCGGACTTGCGCTTCACCGTGAAGGCATATTAAAAAAATATAAAGTACAAGTTCTCGGTACACAAATCTCAGCCATCGAAAATACTGAGGACCGACAATTATTTTGCAACAAACTTTCTGAGATTGATGTAAAATTTCCCCAAAGTAATGCAGTTAATTCGGTAGAAGATGCTGTTGAATTCGCGAAAAACATTGGATACCCTATTATTATTAGAATTGCATATGCGCTTGGCGGATTGGGATCGGGAGTATGCCGCAATAAAAATGAAGTGAGAAAACTTGCGACAAAAGCACTCTCCTACTCTTCACAAATTTTGGTTGAAGAATATCTTGAAGGATGGAAAGAAATTGAGTATGAAGTAGTACGCGACCGATTCGACAATTGCATTACTGTCTGCAACATGGAAAATATTGATCCGATGGGAATTCACACCGGGGAAAGCATTGTTGTTGCACCAAGCCAGACATTAACAAATAATGAATACCACATGCTGCGTGAAGTTGCAATAAGAACAATTCGTCACCTTGGAATTGTCGGCGAATGCAATATTCAATATGCATTAAATCCTAACTCTCAAGATTACCGGGTTATAGAAGTGAATGCCCGTCTCTCCCGCAGTTCAGCTCTTGCATCGAAAGCAACCGGTTACCCATTAGCGTTCGTAGCAGCTAAACTTGCACTCGGTTATGGACTTCACGAATTACCTAACTCAATAACAAAAACAACAAAAGCATTTTTCGAACCGGCGCTTGATTATATTGTTATAAAAGTACCACGCTGGGATTTGAAAAAATTCCGCCTTGTTAAACGTCAGCTTGGTTCTTCGATGAAGTCAGTCGGCGAAGTGATGGCTATCGGAAGGAATTTTGAAGAAGTAATTCAAAAAGCAATGCGGATGCTCGATATTGGTGTTGAAGGATTAACCGCAAGCAGAATAAAAGTTGAGTTCGACGAACTTGAAGAAGCACTTCGCAATCCAACAGAAGAAAGAATTTTTGCCGTAGTTCAAGCTTTGAAACAAGGCTACTCTGTTGATTGGGTTCATTCATTAACGCATATAAATAAATGGTTTCTCCATAAAATTCAGAACATTGTTAATATTGAAAATCATTTGACTGTTTCAAAGAAAAAAATTTCCAAAGAATTATTACTTGAAGCAAAGCAGCATGGTTTTTCCGACCGCCAAATTGCAAACGTAATTGGAAAAGATGCTCATGATGTTTATCTGTTGAGAGAGAAATACAATATTCATCCGTTCATTCAGCATATAGATACTCTCGCTGCAGAATATCCTGCCAAGACGAATTATGTTTATCTTACTTACAATTGTTCTGCGCATGATTTCGAATTCAATCTGAAGAAAAGCATAATAATTCTCGGCTCCGGTCCTTATAGAATTGGAAGTTCGGTAGAATTTGATTGGTGTTGCGTAATTACTGGAAAAACTTTACGTGAGATGGGCTACAAAACAGTTATGATAAATTGTAATCCCGAAACAGTCAGCACAGATTATGATCAGTTTGATACTTTATTTTTTGAAGAACTAACAACAGAAACAATTTGGGAAATTTACGATGCCCTTAATCCGCGCGGTGTTATTGTTTCAATGGGCGGACAAACCCCTAACAACCTTGCATTAAAACTTCATAACATCGGAATAAAAATTCTTGGAACTTCTCCGGATTCAATTGATAAAGCAGAGAACCGCAGTAAGTTTTCCGCAATGTTAGATGAACTCGGAATTGAACAACCGGAATGGAGTAAACTTAGCAAAATAGATGATGCATTAAAGTTCGCAAATAAAGTTGGTTACCCGGTACTAGTTCGTCCGTCTTACGTGTTAAGCGGTGCGGCAATGGCAATTGCAACAGATGATATCGAACTAACTCGTTTTCTGCAAAAAGCAGTTGATGTTTCTCCTGAACATCCGGTCGTAATTTCAAAATTTTTAGTTAATGCAAAAGAATTAGAATTTGATGCTGTCGCGCAAAACGGTGAGATTGTTTGTTCGGCAATTTCAGAACATGTTGAAAATGCCGGAGTGCATTCTGGTGACGCCACATTAGTCCTCCCTGCACAACGAACTTATCTGGAAACAATGAGGCAGATAAAACAAATCTCCGCGGATATCGCAAGATCGCTTAAAATTAACGGACCATTCAATATTCAGTATATAGCAAAAGATAATCGTGTAAAAGTAATTGAATGTAATTTGCGTGCATCCCGAAGTTTTCCGTTTGTTTCAAAAACACTAAAGAAAAATTTTATCGAAATTGCTTCAAAAGTAATCATCGGGAAAAAAGTTGAGAAATGGGAATATTTTACATTTACCTACGATTACGTTGGAGTCAAAGCACCGGAGTTCTCCTTTACCCGTCTTGAAGGTGCCGATCCAACGACAGGCGTTGAAATGGCATCAACAGGCGAAGTTGCCTGTTTAGGTCGCGATTTTGATGAAGCATTCTTAAAAGCTCTTACTTCCGTAGGCTACCGCTTTCCAATCCGGGCTATTTTAGTCTCTTCGGGTACAATTGAATCTAAATCTGAATTACTAGAACCAACTCGTCAGCTTGTGAAACTAGGAATTAAATTTTATGCTACCCCTGGCACCGCGAAGTTTATGAAAACAAACAAAATTGAGGCTGAAGAAGTAGAATGGCCCTCCGGCGGGAAGAGTCCAAATGCAGTTGATCTTATTAAATCCAATAAGATTGATCTTGTTATCAATATTCCCAAAAATTTTCAGCAGGATGAATTAACAAATGATTATTTGGTTAGGAGAACTGCCGTTGATTATAAGATTCCCCTTATTACGAACCGCCAACTGGCAATGAGACTTGCCGAAGCGATCATCAATAAGGATCCCCTTAACCTGGAAGTAAAGAGCTGGGGCGAGTATTGA